The following coding sequences are from one Triticum aestivum cultivar Chinese Spring chromosome 5A, IWGSC CS RefSeq v2.1, whole genome shotgun sequence window:
- the LOC123102030 gene encoding PI-PLC X domain-containing protein At5g67130 yields MGGTFTAAAAAAALVLVMAGLFGAATANIGDKCLTSADCGAGQWCFDCEPELAGSHCVRSAATNPFQLVNNSLPFNKYAYLTTHNSFAIVGEPSHTGIPRITFDNQEDTVTDQLNNGVRALMLDTYDFKGDVWLCHSSGGKCNDFTAFEPALDTFKEIEAFLSANPSEIVTLILEDYVNAPNGLTNVFNTSGLQKYWFPVSKMPQNGQDWPLVSDMVTSNQRLLVFTSARSKQVTEGIAYQWNFMVENNYGDDGMDAGECSNRAESAPLNDKTKSLVLMNYFPSVPVKLTACLQHNKGLTDMASTCYSAAGNRWANFIAVDYYKRSEGGGAFQATDLLNGMLLCGCQDVKACQQGSSVVCSA; encoded by the exons ATGGGAGGCACCTTtacggcagcagcagcggcggcggcactgGTTCTAGTCATGGCTGGCCTTTTTGGTGCTGCAACTGCCAAT ATAGGCGACAAGTGCTTGACGAGTGCGGACTGCGGCGCGGGGCAGTGGTGCTTCGACTGCGAGCCGGAGCTCGCCGGCTCCCACTGCGTCCGCTCCGCCGCCACCAACCCCTTCCAACTTGTT AATAACTCGTTGCCATTCAACAAGTATGCCTATCTCACGACACACAATTCATTCGCGATTGTTGGGGAACCGTCGCACACCGGAATTCCACGCATCACCTTCGACAACCAGGAGGATACAGTCACCGATCAGTTGAAT AATGGTGTCCGCGCGCTAATGCTTGACACATATGACTTCAAAGGAGATGTATGGTTGTGCCATTCCAGTGGAGGCAAATGCAACGATTTTACTGCATTT GAACCAGCACTGGACACATTCAAGGAAATTGAGGCATTTCTTTCTGCCAACCCATCTGAAATCGTTACATTGATCCTGGAAGACTATGTTAACGCGCCAAATGGCCTGACGAACGTGTTCAATACCTCTGGCCTGCAAAAGTACTGGTTTCCGGTTTCGAAAATGCCGCAGAATGGTCAGGACTGGCCTCTTGTCAGTGATATGGTCACAAGCAACCAGCGTCTCCTTGTGTTCACCTCTGCCAGATCGAAGCAAGTCACAGAAGGAATCGCATACCAGTGGAATTTCATGGTTGAGAACAATT ATGGCGACGATGGAATGGATGCTGGCGAATGCTCGAACCGTGCAGAGTCCGCGCCGCTCAACGACAAGACCAAGTCACTGGTCCTCATGAACTACTTTCCGTCTGTCCCTGTGAAGCTGACTGCATGTTTGCAGCACAACAAGGGCCTCACTGACATGGCTAGTACATGCTACAGCGCAGCCGGAAATCGATGGGCTAATTTCATCGCAGTTGACTACTACAAG AGAAGCGAGGGAGGGGGCGCATTCCAAGCCACCGATCTGCTCAACGGCATGCTCCTGTGTGGATGCCAGGACGTCAAGGCTTGCCAG CAAGGATCTAGTGTAGTATGCTCTGCCTGA